In Anopheles gambiae chromosome 2, idAnoGambNW_F1_1, whole genome shotgun sequence, a single window of DNA contains:
- the LOC3290141 gene encoding adult-specific cuticular protein ACP-20, with protein sequence MAFLFKTVACLALLSVAACEYGGEEEHHGHHHSVGYSYAKFSGPVSGPAHEIHVEDKHGHGHQIDYVAKPDYVFEYGVEDPKSKVSQSRKEHRHEDELHGEYSLHQPDGKLRTVKYSSNKHSGFQAEVLIDGKPLHEEELAKLAHEAASQSAHQHQHQHQFHHQHQDEHKAYGGAEQQTYGGESSYGAEGAEEGAQEEYYH encoded by the exons ATGGCTTTTCTATTCAAG acCGTTGCCTGCCTGGCGCTGCTGTCAGTCGCTGCCTGCGAGTATGGCGGCGAGGAGGAGCATCACGGACACCACCACAGCGTCGGCTACTCGTACGCCAAGTTCAGCGGACCGGTCAGTGGGCCGGCGCACGAGATCCACGTCGAGGACAAGCACGGGCACGGACACCAGATTGACTACGTTGCGAAGCCGGACTACGTGTTCGAGTACGGCGTGGAGGACCCGAAGAGCAAGGTCTCGCAGAGCCGCAAGGAGCACCGGCACGAGGACGAGCTGCACGGCGAGTACAGCCTGCACCAGCCGGACGGCAAACTGCGCACGGTCAAGTACAGCTCGAACAAGCACAGCGGATTCCAGGCTGAAGTGTTGATCGATGGAAAGCCACTGCACGAGGAGGAGCTGGCCAAGCTGGCCCACGAGGCGGCGTCGCAGAGcgcccaccagcaccagcaccagcaccagttcCACCATCAGCACCAGGACGAGCACAAGGCGTACGGTGGCGCGGAACAGCAGACCTACGGCGGTGAATCGTCCTACGGTGCGGAGGGTGCTGAGGAGGGAGCGCAGGAAGAGTACTACCACTAG